The Setaria viridis chromosome 6, Setaria_viridis_v4.0, whole genome shotgun sequence genome includes the window CCTCAACTACCTGGACCTATGTGAACATCCTCACTTCAACGTCAGCTACAATAAGCTCTGTGGCGAGATTCCGACCGGAAGGTTCATGATGTATCATGGAGCGGAGTCCTATGCTCGTAACAAGTGCCTCTGTGGCACTCCACCATTGCCGCCATGCAAGAAACGGAGATAGAGATGTACTGCTTTTTGTCATGGTGCAGTGGAGTTTCTAATTTTTAAATTCTGGTTCAATGTTGGAAGCACACTTTTCTGTACTTCTGTGTTTATATCACTTGTGTTTGCTTGTGGCACTACTATTACTGGCATGTAGTGGCACTTCTGTCCTCGTAGCTCTTTGCACAAATTTTGTGTAATTTTATATTAAATATTCAAGATTCCTAAATCTGACATTTTTATAATAGATTAACATGAAATTTTGATTGTTTGCACAAATTATGACAAATTTCATGCACACTAAAGTAAAATTTCATGTACACTTTGCGAATTGACCCTTCAAGAATCCTGTTAATCTATGACAGAATAAATTCATCACGTATTGCTGAAAAACCATCATAAAGCAGTGTCTGTAACGATTTCGCATAACGTCATGTATTAAGCGTCACAAATTACGCCTCATGACGTTTTAGCCGTAATCATCACAGATCGATACAATCCGTGACGCTTCTAATTCGTCATAAAATAGCCTCAAGCCCGCTTAGCCTAGCCCAAGCCCAACTTTAGTGACGAAAATATTTGTCATGGATCAAATAGCCACGTCAACAACAGGTGACATGACTTATGATGTGGAGGATACTGATGACATGCCAACTGACGTGGCCGATAACGTGGCTGTTGCCACGTGGCCAATGACACGACGACTGATGTGGCTGATGGCGTGGCGTTGCGGAGGCTCATATGGCTGGGCTTCTAGCTGTACGTCGGTGCCGGATCTTGTGGATGCAGCTCTCATGAGCTAGCTGTGCAGTGCTCTTCGAGGATCATCACCAAGGAGGTGGAGTGCTCCATGTGCTGTCAAACGAGCTTGTCTACTACTGCTAGACCATCAAGGAGTTCCTGATGCTCAACTGCATTACCAGATGATCGATCGTTGTAATTTGTGACAAAAAGTTGTGTTAATTCTTTGGATTCGACGGATGATGTAAGGATAGATGATGTTGCAGTTGCATCTCTTTGATTGGAATTTCAGAGTGTAATCCATTATTTGTAGTGTAATCCTTGTGTTTATGTTTAATCGAAGGATAAGAACCGTCTCTTGTAGCACATCAATATGCTGTCTTATCTTTATTTGAAACAACAGGTAGTTAACATTGGTTCAGTCTACAAGAAACTATCCAGTTTAAAAACTTTGATgaataaaaatatagaaaatttattttttttctttctaaaatagtcatttacatgcgaattagtgaacatattattttgttacgagtaatttgcatataaacagacTCTCATgcctttaggggcattacatATATTTCCTtcacagcctacagtttcacaacTGGtttaaccaaacggtcttctgtttttcccacagctgcttttccacagcccgtagctcacaacagctttttcaaaagccacaacctaaccaaacacacccttaaaaGATACTTCAGAGAAATAGTGACTAGACACACTCACACACATGATAGACTTATTGCTTTATTCATCaacctaagggggtgtttggataccccgtgctaaactttagcacctgtcacatcagatgtttggatactaattaggagtattaaacatagtttaattacaaaactaattgcacagatggagtctaattcgcgagacgaatctattaagcctaattagtccatgatttaacaatgtggtgctacagcaaccatttgctaatgatgtattaattagccttaatagattcgtctcacgaattagactccatctgtgcaattagttttgtaattaaactatgtttagtcctcctaattagcatccgaacatccgatgtgacatgtgctaaccCCTAAATTAAACTCTACTATCATTTCTTGCAAGGGGGCAGAGGCGCGCCACAGAGGCACTTGTTGTGAACATAAGAATCCACTCCATGGGATGTCATGAATCTTCCACTTGATATTTCACCGCAAAGCTTGTTGTAGCTGACGTTGAAGTACTCAAGATCTATATCCCTCAGGGACTTGGCCACCCCTCCCTTGATCTGGTTGTGGCTAAGGTCCAAATAGGTCATGTGGTAGGGAAACCTGACTTGTGTCATGTCGAACTCAAGCTTGTTCCATGACAAATCGATCTTCGTTGTAGGCTTTGTGGCATTAAATAGGAAAGATGGGTCACCAGTGAGCTGTTGTGTGAAAGATCTATGGTATCAATGTCTTCGCTGCCATAATCTCTTGGGATCTCTCCTGTGAGATGGTTGTTTGACAGGATGAGGACTCGGAAGCTTGCATGAAGCAGTCCAGGAGGAATAGACCCAGTGAGCTTGTTGCCACTAAGGTTAATGTATCTGAGGTTAGGGAGGCGACTCAGAAACTTGAGGAATAGGCCCTGTCAACTTGCTGTTGGTGATGGCTAGAGCACTGAGATTCATCTTCAGCAAGAAGTCCGGAATAGGCCTGGAGACTAATGAGTCCGAGATCTGAAGAAGCACAAGGTGTGAGAGCTTGGCCAAGGCGGAGGGGATGGAGCCATAAAGACCTGGGATGCGCCTTAGCTGGATGGTCTCCAGCATTGGCAGGTAGCCCAAGGCTGAAGGGACGGGAGCTGTGACATTCATATCAAATAGGGACACAAGGTTGACGCGACCATCAGTCTCGGAGCATTGAAGACCTTGGAGCCAGGTACAGCAGTCGGTGTTTGGGAGCCATTTCGATTAATCAGGAGGATTGCCGAGCTGCTTCTTGATCTTCAGGAGAGCAGCTAGGTCGCTGCTGTCGCAGGCCATGGCTGATGGCAGGACAAAGGCATTGGTGACTAACGtaaggaagaagataagaagCAAAGGGGAAAGGGGAAGGCTTGAGTGTGCCATGGATCTGCTACGGTTGAGTGGCTGGAAACACTAGTGGAGTACCCCCCCTCCTCAATATAGGGATACAGTGAAATTAGGTCTGCAAGAAGTAGGGTGATGCgactaaggccttgtttagttgtcaaagTTTGGAAGTGCCAAATTACTgctacagcactgtagcacactgtagcgtttcatttgtatttgtgaattattgtccaaacattgactaattaggctcaaaagattcgtctcacaaagtacaacaaaattgtgcaattaatttttaatttcgtctacatttagtactccatgcatgtaccgcaagtttgatgtgatggggaatcttctttttgcatagtgtcaaagttgggagttggaagtgaactaaacaaggctaaGTGGAGAAAAACCTGATCCTGAAGTGGGCCGCGTGCTTCCACATTTAATAATGCACGTCTAGGTGGAAAGCGAAATGACAGACAGGTAGGCTGAAATGTATCCTTGTCTGCACTTTTGTTTTATTTGCATATTTTTTGTGGCCATGTGAACCATCACATGCTATTTTCTCTTGAGATCATCACCTCTATGTTAGATGAAGCCTCTCTATGGCATGCCACAAGGATCAACTGGTTGTGGCTGCGATGATCATCTTGGCTTTGGTTAGTGTCTCTTTTGTCATGTAATAGTTCCCTGAGCACCTCTCTGCTTTGTTAAGTTCATTTATGTTCAGCATCCACTTACGGGCATGCATCGTCCAAAACTTTGTGCTTCAAGCACTTAATCTATAAAATCTGACAGAACCTCAAACTCAAAATATAGATCCTTGATATCGTGCGAGTGAGAATCTGGAGTGTGCTGAAAGTAGTCATTGGAGTTAGTTGCAAGCCCATCAATACACTGAGATTTTAAATCTTCTTTATTTCAGAATCATGCATTTATAGACATCAGCCATGTTTAATTTAGCAACTCAGTCTTGCCTCAACATTTAACACGGCCACTAGAATAAGACAGTAGCACAACTACAGAAAAGATTCAGCATGCCACGGCATGTCAAATAAGATCATGAACAACTGGAGATGATATGTTGAAACACCAAGGATAGTTCCGTCAGTAATGCTGCGAAACAGCATCTGATACTAATGTTGGTGAGTTTAGCAAGGAGTAGCATTTGAGGTGGATAACCTGTTGATCTCAAACAAACGGCTCACAAAAATAAAACAGTGCACTTCACATCTAACCAAATCCAGAAGAGAAATCAGAGCGCTAGTCGCAATCTTTAACCGTACATCCTGCTACTTATTTCTTTATTCGCCATGCTAATTATTCTTTACTGCCGTTTCTTGCAGGGGGGTAAAGGTGTGCCACAGAGGCACTTGTTATGAACATAAGAATCTGCTCCATGGTATATCATGAACCGCCCAGTTGGTATCTCACCACAAAGATCATTGTAGCTGACATTGAAGTGCCCAAGCTTTATATCCTTCAGGGACTTGGACACCCCTCCTTTGATATGGTTATGACTGAGGTCCAAATAGGTCAGGTGGTAGGGAAACCTGACTTTCGTCATGTCGAATACAAGCTCATTCCATGAAAGATCAATCTTCATCATTGGCTTTGCGATATCAAATAAGAATGATGGGTCACCAGTGAGCTGGTTGTGTGAAAGATCAATGGTGTCAATGTCTCCATTGGCATAATCCTCTGGGATCTGTCCTGTGAGCCTGTTATTGGACAGGATGAGGAATTGGAAGCTTCCATGAAGCAATCCAGGAGGTATAAACCCACTGAGCATGTTGCCGCTGAGGTCTATATATCTGAGGTTGGAGAGGCGACCCAGAGACCGGGGAATAGGCCCTGTAAGCTTGCAATTTGTGATGGTCAGAGCACTGAGGTTGGTCTTTGCCAGGAAGTCAGGAAGCGGCCCAGAGACTTGTGTGCCAATGATGTCAAGGAACTCAAGGTGTGAGAGCTTAGCGAAGGAGGAGGGGATAGGACCATACGGCCCCGGCATGTTGTCAAGCTGGATGGTTTGCAGCATCGGCAGGTCACCATAGGCTGAAGGGATGGGAGCTGTGACATTGAGTCGAAATAGGGCCACAAGGTAGATGCGTCCAGTCTCGGAGCATATAATGGAGTTATCCCAGGCACAGCAGTTCGTGGCTGGGAGCCATGAGGATAGCTCGGGAGGGTTACCAAGCTGCTCCTTGATCTTTAGGAGAGCATCACGGTCACTGCTGTTGCAATCCATGGCTGATGGCATGCTGAAAGCATTGGAGAAGAAGATAAACAACAGGATAAGAAGCAAAGAGGAAGGGGGAAGGCTAGACTGCGCCATATATTCCTTTGTTGGTTGAGTGGCTGAAAACTCTGGTTGTGTGCCTCTGCTTAATATAGGAGCATGAAGAAAGTAGGTCTCTCAGCAATGGAGTGATGCGACTAAGTGGAGAAAAACATGGATGCTAAAGTGCACATGCTTCTATATTTGATAATGCACAACCAGCCGAAAAGCATGGATGACAGGTTGGCTTCTCGTCTGCATTTGTATTGTTGTTTTCTCTGTACATTGTTTATGTCCATGTGAATCAGCCGATGTTGTTGTCTATTGCAGTGACGGTTCCAGTCTGTGATGAGCTCCTAAATAATCCTAGATGTGGTGTGAGCACAGCATGCTGAACGACATTAGTTGGTTGGAAGCCCATCTGTGTGATGAAATTTATAATCTTTCTTCGCTATTCAAGAAAAATGCCTCTGGAGACAGTTGTGATGTTTAGTTAAAGTAGCTCAGTTACTCATTTAGTATGGCTACGAGCAGAACTGATGAAAAGG containing:
- the LOC117861317 gene encoding polygalacturonase inhibitor 1; protein product: MAQSSLPPSSLLLILLFIFFSNAFSMPSAMDCNSSDRDALLKIKEQLGNPPELSSWLPATNCCAWDNSIICSETGRIYLVALFRLNVTAPIPSAYGDLPMLQTIQLDNMPGPYGPIPSSFAKLSHLEFLDIIGTQVSGPLPDFLAKTNLSALTITNCKLTGPIPRSLGRLSNLRYIDLSGNMLSGFIPPGLLHGSFQFLILSNNRLTGQIPEDYANGDIDTIDLSHNQLTGDPSFLFDIAKPMMKIDLSWNELVFDMTKVRFPYHLTYLDLSHNHIKGGVSKSLKDIKLGHFNVSYNDLCGEIPTGRFMIYHGADSYVHNKCLCGTPLPPCKKRQ